GCCGCGATGAGGCCGGCGATGCCACTGCCAACGACGATGACGCGGCTCAAGCCTTCACCGCCACCGTCGCCGGGGCAAGCGCGAGCATGCGTTCGAGCGCGACGCGCGCCGGGACAGCGATCGATTCGGGCACAGTGATCTGGTTCAGAACGTCGCCGCGCTCAAAGGCCTCGAGCACCCACGCCAGATAGCCGGGATGAATGCGGTACATGGTCGAGCAGGGGCAGATCACGGGGTCGAGGCAGAAGATCGTGTGCTGCGGATACTGCCCGCCGAGACGCTGGACGAGATTAATTTCGGTGCCGATGGCGAACGTTGAACCGGCGGGGGCAGCGGCTACTGCCTTGACGATGAAGTCGGTCGAGCCTGCAGCGTCGGCTGCATCGACGACTTCCATCGGGCACTCCGGATGCACAATCACGCGCACGCCGGGATAATCCTTACGCGCCTGCTCGATCTGGGCCACGCTGAACCGCTTATGCACGGAGCAGAAGCCGTGCCACAGAAGCACCTTCGCCGATTCGAGCGTTGCAGCGGTATTGCCGCCCATCGGCTTGCGCGGATCCCAAGTCGGCATCTGCGCGAGCGGAACACCCATTTTCTTCGCCGTATTGCGCCCGAGATGCTGGTCCGGGAAGAACAACACCCTTTGCCCGCGCTCAAACGCCCATTGCAAAACGACCGCCGCATTGGACGAAGTGCAGACGACGCCGCCACGCTCGCCGCAAAAGGCCTTCAGCGCTGCCGATGAGTTCATGTAGGTGACCGGAATCACTGGCACCCTGCCGTCAGCGTCGGCCTCGGTCCCGTAGATCTCCTCAAGCTGCTCCCAGCACTCGGAGACGGAATCAATGTCGGCCATATCGGCCATCGAGCATCCCGCAGCCAGATTCGGCAGGATCACCGATTGGTCAACCCGCGAGAGCATGTCGGCCGTCTCGGCCATGAAGTGGACACCACAGAAGATGATCGCCTCGGCGTTCGGGCAGGTCTTGGCAGCCTGCGCCAACTGGAACGAATCGCCGACAAAGTCGGCGTACTGAATGACCTCGTCCCGCTGATAAAAGTGCCCGAGGACGACCGCCCGTTCGCCGAGCGCATGCTTGGCTGCACGAATGCGCAGATCCAGTTCCTGCGGCGAGGCGTCACGATACTCCTGCGGAAGCTGCCCTTGGCGCGGTGAGTTCGCGGGAATCGAATCGTTCTCCGACGATCCTGGCCCGTAGCTCGGGGGAAGCACATCGAACTGCCACGGCGCGTCCGCCAGCCGCGAATTGCATGTGCTGCGCGTCGCGAACGGCGAGCCCGAAACGCCAGTGGAACCCGCACTGAGAATCGTCTGAATCGTCACGTCAACAGATGACATGGAGCAACCTCCGTACAACCCTGCGAACCCGCGGCCCGGCCGAAATGACACCGTCTGCTGGTGATTAAGATTCAGCAAACAGACAAACGACCCATGAAGCCGACCCATGAAGCTCCTGGAGACTTCCAGGCCGCGCTGCTCCGCGAACGCGCTTACATCGCGTCGATCGCGGAAACCGCATATCCCGTCTATTATCGGCGTCTTCCGCCTCCTGTGACAATCAGGGTAAAGCGAACCACTTCCCTCCTTTGTTCCCTGGACCGGCGGCGCGATCCGAGTCATGTCTTGAACCAACCCTTCTCTCCGGAGCGTATACTTTCCCTAATTTAGGACGCATCCGCAGAGCGGAGCGGCACTGGAGAAGAAGCGTATGAGCCTCACCCAAACCCGTACCTCGATGCCGGAGGTACGTCCCGCCCGCATCACCGCCCACACCCTCCTCGAAAAGAAACGCCAGGCCCAGCCGATCACCGCGCTGACCGCCTACGACTATCCCACCGCACGCCTGGTCGACGAAGCCGGCATCGACGTCATCCTCGTCGGCGACTCGCTGGCCATGGCCGTCCTCGGCCACGAGGACACCCTCTCCGTCACCCTCGACGAGATCCTGCACCACGCCCGCGCCGTCAGCCGCGCCGCCCGCA
This genomic window from Granulicella sibirica contains:
- the nadA gene encoding quinolinate synthase NadA translates to MSSVDVTIQTILSAGSTGVSGSPFATRSTCNSRLADAPWQFDVLPPSYGPGSSENDSIPANSPRQGQLPQEYRDASPQELDLRIRAAKHALGERAVVLGHFYQRDEVIQYADFVGDSFQLAQAAKTCPNAEAIIFCGVHFMAETADMLSRVDQSVILPNLAAGCSMADMADIDSVSECWEQLEEIYGTEADADGRVPVIPVTYMNSSAALKAFCGERGGVVCTSSNAAVVLQWAFERGQRVLFFPDQHLGRNTAKKMGVPLAQMPTWDPRKPMGGNTAATLESAKVLLWHGFCSVHKRFSVAQIEQARKDYPGVRVIVHPECPMEVVDAADAAGSTDFIVKAVAAAPAGSTFAIGTEINLVQRLGGQYPQHTIFCLDPVICPCSTMYRIHPGYLAWVLEAFERGDVLNQITVPESIAVPARVALERMLALAPATVAVKA